Proteins from a genomic interval of Methanofollis formosanus:
- a CDS encoding transporter substrate-binding domain-containing protein — MSKSVITALLIGAAVMCACFAGCTGTETPGASSETGADNVPTYIVGIDAPYPPFSLVDKEGKPTGFDTESMEWIAKEQGFKVEFRQIAFDSLVTSLEHGNIDIIYSGMTITPDRAEKINFTHPYWQVNQTVITKADSALTMDNVMAGKATVGTQRGTTAGIWMDEHLVANGTMPKENVKHYDTISLAVTDLENGNIDAVMFDSTVINDVMAGKNLKKIGSIDTQEYFGIGVRKSDTALLNSLNEGLDTLMNDPYWQELITKYNME, encoded by the coding sequence ATGTCAAAATCAGTAATCACAGCTCTGCTCATCGGTGCTGCAGTGATGTGTGCCTGTTTTGCAGGCTGCACCGGCACCGAAACTCCCGGCGCCTCCTCTGAGACCGGGGCAGACAATGTGCCGACCTATATCGTCGGCATCGACGCCCCATACCCACCCTTCTCGCTGGTCGACAAAGAAGGCAAGCCCACCGGCTTTGATACCGAGTCGATGGAATGGATCGCAAAAGAACAGGGATTCAAGGTCGAGTTCAGGCAGATCGCCTTCGACAGCCTGGTCACGTCGCTTGAACACGGGAACATCGACATCATCTACTCAGGGATGACCATCACTCCCGACCGGGCGGAAAAGATCAACTTCACCCACCCGTACTGGCAGGTCAACCAGACGGTGATCACCAAAGCCGACTCGGCGCTGACCATGGATAATGTCATGGCCGGCAAGGCGACCGTCGGTACCCAGCGCGGCACCACCGCAGGGATCTGGATGGACGAGCACCTGGTCGCGAACGGTACGATGCCCAAGGAGAATGTGAAGCACTACGACACCATCTCTCTGGCCGTCACCGACCTCGAGAACGGCAACATCGACGCCGTGATGTTCGACAGCACGGTCATCAACGACGTCATGGCCGGCAAGAACCTCAAGAAGATCGGCTCCATCGACACCCAGGAGTACTTCGGGATCGGCGTCAGGAAGAGCGACACCGCCCTCCTCAACTCCCTCAACGAAGGGCTCGACACGTTGATGAACGATCCCTACTGGCAGGAACTGATCACCAAGTACAACATGGAGTGA
- a CDS encoding DUF504 domain-containing protein, which yields MRTSHKLLLRLLHDPDYDFDEVEVAYLDRGAPADRSTVRGREIRAIEGGHFIVCPEGEEKYIPIHRLLEIRYRGRRLWARAVGGVMLE from the coding sequence ATGCGGACAAGCCACAAACTCCTCCTCCGTCTTCTTCACGACCCGGACTACGACTTCGATGAGGTGGAGGTGGCGTACCTCGACCGCGGGGCACCGGCCGATCGTTCGACGGTTCGGGGAAGGGAGATCAGGGCGATCGAGGGCGGGCACTTCATTGTCTGCCCGGAGGGGGAGGAGAAGTACATTCCCATCCACCGCCTCCTCGAGATCCGGTACCGTGGCCGGCGGCTCTGGGCGCGGGCGGTTGGGGGAGTCATGCTGGAATAA
- a CDS encoding carboxypeptidase-like regulatory domain-containing protein, with the protein MMIASPVLYSEEQVLFTPAHARPVTNERSQNGQMEMVVPAMADLMDQTGTIVLHVRERDFEKAEEDLARYIEASRSFNNLVVSLDMTESDIREFAEGNMENMDALATLIEESKRMDELSRLEVIYQDEKNSENFYSVTYEGEALQMKMEEALERYQHQQTKMTDIGTKYDLPVSSYVQSVSGFAGVVEENDRTHQGWDTPPENDRPAPSISVSPPSASYGDSVQVSGVIPDRSTGTLSIFLDGREWTTAAADKTGRYAAFIPVSSIRAGRHLLYAVHDGGYSDVAEFEVLAAPADLALEAGPAASGWEENLLCSGTLFCGGVPVEGARVTIASDDGTTLAAETDAEGSYSCTGRLEPGIRELRAVVSGESQPLRYTISDTVEVEVPEPGARVTALVMKAAALLIIAIGTVLGIRRRQAGQPSRNLLASSRRTDIPLGGVWFGTEPDTVSQACEWTPSQVDERYTDLLSAGRYGDAIRLLYLSIAARIGKEQKIRNYTALTPREVLGIATAAAPAGGLSGFIRAYEKVRYGRSEPSYEQTTCLHRLYDHADGHGGEND; encoded by the coding sequence ATGATGATCGCATCACCGGTGCTCTACTCAGAGGAACAGGTGCTGTTCACCCCTGCGCACGCCCGTCCCGTAACGAACGAACGCTCACAGAATGGGCAGATGGAGATGGTCGTCCCCGCGATGGCGGACCTCATGGACCAGACCGGAACGATCGTCCTCCATGTCAGGGAGAGAGACTTCGAAAAGGCGGAGGAAGACCTTGCCCGTTATATTGAGGCCTCTCGATCCTTCAACAATCTGGTCGTCAGTCTCGACATGACCGAGAGCGACATCAGGGAGTTTGCCGAGGGGAACATGGAGAACATGGACGCTCTCGCCACCCTCATCGAGGAGAGCAAAAGGATGGATGAACTCTCCAGACTCGAAGTGATCTACCAGGACGAAAAAAACTCTGAAAACTTCTATTCTGTTACCTACGAAGGAGAAGCACTCCAGATGAAGATGGAAGAAGCTCTGGAGCGCTATCAGCACCAGCAGACAAAGATGACCGATATCGGGACGAAGTACGACCTCCCCGTATCCTCCTATGTCCAGAGTGTCTCAGGATTTGCCGGAGTGGTGGAGGAGAACGACCGCACCCATCAGGGATGGGACACCCCCCCTGAAAACGATCGCCCCGCACCGAGCATCTCGGTCAGCCCGCCTTCGGCCTCGTACGGCGATTCGGTCCAGGTATCAGGTGTGATTCCAGACAGGTCCACGGGGACGCTCTCGATCTTCCTTGACGGCAGGGAATGGACCACTGCAGCAGCCGATAAGACCGGCCGATACGCAGCGTTTATCCCGGTCTCTTCCATCCGGGCCGGCCGCCATCTCCTCTATGCCGTCCATGACGGCGGTTACTCGGACGTGGCAGAATTCGAAGTGCTGGCCGCACCTGCCGACCTCGCGCTGGAAGCCGGGCCCGCCGCATCCGGCTGGGAAGAGAATCTCCTCTGCAGTGGCACGCTGTTCTGCGGGGGAGTACCGGTTGAAGGTGCCAGGGTCACGATCGCCTCGGACGACGGCACGACCCTCGCCGCGGAGACCGACGCAGAGGGATCGTACTCCTGCACCGGCCGTCTCGAACCGGGCATTCGGGAACTGCGGGCCGTCGTCTCCGGAGAGTCGCAACCCCTCCGCTATACCATCAGCGACACTGTCGAAGTGGAGGTACCCGAACCCGGCGCGAGGGTCACGGCCCTTGTCATGAAGGCCGCGGCCCTTCTGATCATAGCGATCGGGACAGTGCTGGGGATCAGACGGAGGCAGGCCGGACAGCCCTCACGGAATCTGCTCGCCTCATCCAGGCGGACGGACATCCCTCTCGGAGGAGTGTGGTTTGGAACAGAACCTGACACAGTCTCGCAGGCCTGCGAGTGGACACCTTCGCAGGTCGACGAACGCTATACCGACCTCCTCTCCGCAGGACGGTACGGGGATGCGATCCGCCTCCTGTATCTCTCTATCGCCGCCAGGATCGGGAAAGAACAGAAGATCAGAAATTATACTGCTCTGACACCGCGCGAGGTGCTCGGGATTGCGACGGCGGCCGCACCGGCCGGTGGTCTTTCCGGTTTTATCAGGGCCTATGAAAAGGTGAGGTACGGCCGGTCCGAGCCATCGTACGAACAGACGACATGTCTTCACCGGTTGTACGACCATGCCGACGGCCATGGGGGTGAGAACGATTAG
- a CDS encoding DUF4350 domain-containing protein, giving the protein MPTAMGVRTISRAWECAAALILAVLVVLSVHFSTTGDEYGISNPGWNGTSAFFDAVLEEGGTVIADTSLFNDYEDSLLLLVAPADESGEGDFGIYRTYLHQNNTIFIADETGASNVMLQGIGSSMRVVPVNVSSLDTTYTGSFFPNGHPAAGHPLLVGVETLAFNRPTHVTGGESLLISGLFSWQDLNGDGRMDAGEPTGTFSFLAREEIGAGEVIVCSDPSLLINAMQGREAPEGNRAFVENLRSYRSVMLVDGVTSAAARDRAVLAGLRSSSSLQAGLLAASLFVVAVLWRKKYRVGWVDGT; this is encoded by the coding sequence ATGCCGACGGCCATGGGGGTGAGAACGATTAGCCGGGCCTGGGAATGTGCGGCGGCCCTCATCCTCGCGGTGCTGGTTGTCCTCTCCGTCCACTTCTCGACGACGGGGGACGAGTATGGTATCTCAAACCCCGGGTGGAACGGGACCTCGGCCTTCTTCGACGCTGTGCTGGAGGAGGGGGGGACGGTGATTGCCGACACTTCTCTCTTCAATGATTATGAGGACTCCCTTCTCCTTCTCGTGGCACCGGCTGACGAGTCTGGAGAGGGCGACTTCGGGATCTATCGGACGTATCTTCACCAGAACAACACGATCTTCATCGCAGACGAGACAGGGGCTTCGAATGTCATGCTCCAGGGTATCGGGTCGTCGATGAGGGTGGTGCCGGTGAACGTCTCCTCTCTTGATACCACCTATACTGGCTCCTTCTTCCCGAACGGTCACCCGGCCGCGGGTCATCCCCTCCTTGTCGGAGTGGAGACGCTCGCCTTCAACCGCCCGACTCATGTGACCGGCGGCGAGTCGCTCCTCATTTCAGGGCTCTTCAGCTGGCAGGATCTGAACGGGGACGGGAGAATGGACGCCGGTGAACCGACGGGAACCTTTTCGTTCCTCGCACGGGAGGAGATCGGTGCCGGCGAAGTGATCGTCTGCTCCGATCCGAGTCTTCTCATCAATGCCATGCAGGGTAGGGAGGCGCCCGAGGGGAACAGGGCCTTTGTCGAGAACCTCAGGTCGTATCGGAGTGTGATGCTGGTGGACGGCGTAACTTCGGCCGCAGCCCGTGACCGTGCAGTCCTTGCCGGTCTCCGGAGTTCGTCGTCACTCCAGGCAGGTCTGCTCGCCGCGTCTCTCTTTGTCGTTGCAGTCCTCTGGAGAAAGAAGTACAGGGTAGGGTGGGTAGATGGAACCTGA
- a CDS encoding AAA family ATPase: MEPDLVATELDVISETYGKITETIGRFVVGNEPLIEMIYIGMLSEGHILLEGVPGTAKTVIAKTAALLSGCEFSRIQCAVDMQPADIIGVRIYDPERRDFVLRKGPIFSNFVLIDEMNRVSPRTQSAFIEAMSERQATIDGALHRFSSPFFVVATQNPYEFEGTFPLIEAQKDRFMFSARLDYLEAENELEIIRRESTGFLDWETYSTGVSPVLSPTRIERFIHAVRAVRVEEPVLQYIRDIVLATRKHADIWLGASPRASIAMVRGGKALAALHGRTYVIPDDIKQVAHLALPHRLIIRREADLGGVTAHEVTDEILAAVEVQ, from the coding sequence ATGGAACCTGATCTTGTTGCAACAGAACTGGATGTTATATCAGAGACATATGGAAAGATAACCGAGACCATCGGCCGGTTTGTGGTTGGAAACGAACCCCTTATCGAGATGATCTATATCGGGATGCTCAGCGAGGGGCATATCCTCCTTGAAGGGGTGCCTGGAACAGCCAAGACCGTTATTGCAAAGACGGCCGCCCTTCTTTCAGGATGCGAGTTCAGCCGTATCCAGTGTGCGGTCGATATGCAACCCGCAGACATCATCGGAGTGCGAATATATGACCCCGAACGTCGGGACTTTGTCCTGAGAAAGGGGCCGATCTTCTCGAATTTTGTCCTGATCGATGAGATGAACCGGGTCAGCCCGAGAACACAGAGCGCCTTCATTGAGGCGATGAGTGAGCGGCAGGCAACGATTGACGGTGCTCTGCACCGTTTTTCAAGTCCGTTCTTCGTGGTCGCGACCCAGAACCCGTACGAGTTCGAGGGGACCTTTCCCCTCATCGAGGCGCAGAAGGACCGGTTTATGTTCAGTGCAAGGCTCGACTATCTGGAAGCCGAGAACGAACTTGAGATCATCAGACGGGAGAGCACGGGTTTCCTTGACTGGGAGACCTATAGCACCGGGGTCTCCCCGGTCCTTTCCCCCACCAGGATCGAGCGTTTTATCCATGCGGTTCGTGCAGTCAGGGTCGAAGAACCGGTGCTCCAGTACATCCGGGATATCGTCCTTGCCACCAGGAAGCATGCCGACATCTGGCTCGGTGCGAGCCCGAGAGCGTCCATTGCTATGGTGCGGGGTGGGAAGGCCCTTGCAGCGCTCCATGGCCGGACCTATGTGATCCCCGACGACATCAAGCAGGTCGCTCATCTTGCCCTTCCTCACCGTTTAATCATCCGGCGGGAGGCCGACCTCGGGGGCGTGACGGCGCATGAAGTGACCGACGAGATTCTTGCCGCCGTCGAGGTGCAGTAG
- a CDS encoding DUF58 domain-containing protein produces the protein MSGGSGTYGALLFLGTLVGFSLLAESRAALLGVCAVGTFLFIRYAVASRRFATVASGLKVTRELGNTAVRQDSIVSVQVRVGAALPPGCRVEVEDLPPAGVQVVGGSTCLSLIGPLPEEGVISYSMVVPTEGEVVFMGFVLRIPDPFFPRSAIFRGEGMRLPALMVRPERRFTTQKGEQGGTGPESPHLSGGTGGTVRSFREFVNGDDVRRIDWKVSAKQDSLHVKVYADEEDRPPLIFVDLPRGGASQHARTALKEAVRSAVAASVQTHGRTSLMAVRGPNLLIYLPLEADYTRAMQALAGGENTTAEETYFYRARTAPSLRTNLNAILYGAGNGNRDGNGHRATLDYREKLSAVYGSVLRGRERTVYERQLAQAVWRLKPRRIELFSCRDGDQSHLDFVVCIAERAGVQVDLWKQNGHKHPESAEGKAEAVR, from the coding sequence GTGTCGGGCGGGAGCGGTACCTATGGGGCTCTTCTTTTTCTTGGGACACTCGTCGGTTTCTCGCTCCTGGCGGAGAGTCGCGCTGCGCTGCTCGGGGTGTGTGCCGTAGGCACGTTTCTCTTCATCAGGTACGCCGTCGCCTCCCGCAGATTTGCGACGGTCGCCTCCGGCCTGAAAGTCACCAGAGAACTGGGGAATACAGCCGTCAGGCAGGATTCGATTGTCAGCGTGCAGGTGCGGGTCGGCGCCGCCCTCCCCCCGGGTTGCCGGGTCGAGGTCGAAGACCTCCCCCCGGCCGGGGTGCAGGTGGTCGGCGGATCGACCTGTCTCTCCCTCATCGGTCCCTTGCCGGAGGAAGGGGTAATCTCCTACTCGATGGTCGTCCCGACGGAGGGGGAGGTCGTCTTCATGGGATTTGTGCTCAGAATTCCCGACCCCTTCTTCCCGAGGTCTGCTATCTTCAGGGGGGAGGGTATGCGCCTCCCGGCGCTGATGGTACGGCCGGAACGCCGTTTCACCACCCAGAAAGGGGAGCAGGGTGGTACCGGGCCGGAGTCCCCCCACCTCTCAGGAGGAACAGGCGGGACGGTCCGCTCCTTCAGGGAGTTTGTCAACGGCGACGATGTACGCAGGATCGACTGGAAAGTTTCGGCAAAACAAGACTCCCTCCATGTGAAGGTGTATGCCGATGAGGAAGATCGGCCGCCGCTCATCTTTGTTGACCTCCCCAGAGGAGGAGCCAGTCAGCATGCTCGTACCGCCCTGAAGGAGGCCGTGCGGAGTGCAGTCGCGGCTTCGGTGCAGACACATGGTCGCACCTCCCTGATGGCAGTCAGAGGACCCAACCTCCTCATTTATCTGCCCCTTGAAGCCGATTATACACGGGCCATGCAGGCACTTGCCGGTGGGGAGAACACGACGGCAGAAGAGACATACTTTTACCGCGCCCGCACCGCCCCCTCCCTCCGCACCAATCTGAACGCCATTCTCTATGGGGCGGGGAACGGAAACCGAGATGGAAACGGCCATAGAGCAACTCTCGACTATCGCGAGAAGCTCTCTGCAGTCTATGGATCGGTCCTCAGAGGGCGGGAGCGGACAGTCTATGAACGGCAGCTGGCACAGGCGGTGTGGCGACTCAAACCTCGTCGCATCGAACTCTTCTCCTGCCGGGACGGCGACCAGAGCCATCTTGACTTTGTGGTCTGCATCGCGGAGCGTGCCGGAGTTCAGGTAGATCTCTGGAAACAGAACGGGCATAAACACCCGGAGAGCGCCGAAGGGAAAGCGGAGGCGGTGCGGTGA
- the mmp10 gene encoding methyl coenzyme M reductase-arginine methyltransferase Mmp10 (Mmp10 (methanogenesis marker protein 10) is a cobalamin-requiring radical SAM methyltransferase that creates the methylarginine modification to methyl coenzyme M reductase.), whose amino-acid sequence MAQLTVDIGGRPGVDCRGFCEYCYFKHVGDVAPFGCQYCPPFKVGCDYCTRGVKEQYSGFKSLSTVADDILANLQMLTDDISRVTISGGGDPSCYPAFTDLVELLGSMEAPLHIGYTSGKGFDDPGIADMLIENGLTEVSYTIFSADPALRRRYMHDPTPEASLAVMRRLCEEIDVYAAAVVIPGVNDGEKLEETCAWLEDAGAKGLILMRFANTTEQGLILGNAPVIEGQQVETVEAFRDRVTALAAAHSLKISGTPLWDPEIGSPFVILNEPDLLAKLPRVRRRATVVSGGVAAPYVQEVLDACGGGCRVVSTPQEIACLITRNDLAALDLASLEEAVVIPGRAFVHDREAAKVLSRDGVARTVVRGPEMLTADAETSMGMRREDVLLMEMEGFAALIHVLNQYGRE is encoded by the coding sequence ATGGCTCAGCTGACCGTGGATATCGGGGGGCGCCCGGGTGTCGATTGCCGGGGATTCTGTGAGTACTGTTATTTCAAGCATGTCGGCGACGTCGCTCCCTTCGGCTGCCAGTACTGCCCGCCCTTCAAGGTGGGCTGCGACTACTGCACGCGGGGGGTGAAGGAGCAGTACAGCGGGTTCAAGTCTCTCTCCACGGTCGCAGACGATATCCTCGCCAACCTCCAGATGCTCACCGACGATATCAGCCGCGTCACCATCAGCGGCGGCGGCGACCCGAGTTGTTACCCGGCCTTCACCGACCTCGTCGAACTGCTCGGAAGTATGGAGGCGCCGCTCCATATCGGGTACACCAGCGGGAAAGGTTTTGACGACCCGGGTATCGCCGATATGCTCATCGAGAACGGTCTCACCGAGGTTTCGTACACCATCTTCTCCGCGGACCCGGCCCTCCGCCGGAGGTACATGCACGACCCCACCCCCGAGGCCTCGCTTGCGGTGATGCGACGGCTCTGCGAGGAGATCGATGTCTATGCGGCCGCGGTGGTGATCCCCGGAGTCAACGACGGCGAAAAACTCGAAGAGACCTGTGCCTGGCTGGAGGACGCGGGGGCGAAGGGCCTGATCCTGATGCGGTTTGCAAACACCACGGAGCAGGGGTTGATCCTCGGGAACGCTCCCGTCATCGAGGGGCAGCAGGTCGAGACGGTGGAGGCGTTCAGGGACCGGGTCACCGCCCTTGCTGCGGCCCACTCCCTCAAGATCAGCGGTACGCCCCTCTGGGATCCCGAGATCGGGTCTCCCTTTGTCATCCTCAACGAGCCCGACCTCCTGGCCAAACTCCCCAGGGTCAGGCGGCGGGCGACGGTGGTCAGCGGCGGTGTCGCTGCGCCGTACGTCCAGGAGGTGCTCGACGCCTGCGGCGGCGGGTGCCGCGTGGTCTCCACGCCCCAGGAGATCGCGTGCCTCATCACCCGCAACGACCTTGCGGCCCTCGACCTCGCCTCACTCGAGGAAGCGGTGGTGATCCCTGGCCGGGCCTTCGTCCATGACCGGGAGGCCGCGAAGGTGCTCTCCCGCGACGGCGTCGCCCGCACGGTCGTCCGCGGGCCGGAGATGCTCACCGCAGACGCCGAGACCTCGATGGGAATGCGCCGGGAGGACGTCCTGCTGATGGAGATGGAGGGCTTCGCCGCGCTGATCCATGTGCTCAATCAGTACGGGAGAGAGTGA
- a CDS encoding AMP-binding protein — translation MQNAEHTYQTYEDVYASYHPEVPEFFNFGFDVVDMWAEKDRNRLAMIWADQEGHEKNYTFRHLMNLSNQAANMLLKYGINKGDRVIIMLHRIPEWWIFAIAAIKLGAIFCPCPTMLTPKDLEYRVNAGKFKMVITDSENAWKVDEICAECPSLVSRFLVDGEMAGWISYPVELTYPAPASTVFIRLPGMKKTRATDPMLIFFTSGTTGEPKMVLHNQAYPIGHIVTGKFWLDLKPNDLHFTLADTGWGKCAWGKFFGPWMQGACTLIYDIRGKFKATQLLPILEKYEVTSFCAPPTVYRMLILADLEKFDLSQLRHCVSAGEPLNPEVIRAWEKGTDQTIYEGYGQTETVLCVGTFPCMEPKLGSMGRPSPGWQVELHDDEGRPVPAGEEGRIAIRAEPKPPGMFMEYFANPAANEESFHEGWYYTGDKAYMDDDGYFWFVGRDDDVIKSSGYRVGPFEVESALIEHPAVQECAVVGSPDIIRGMIIKAFVVLAPGFEPSDALVKELQKFVKRTTAPYKYPRAIEFVEDLPKTISGKIKRNVLRDLELERYNSQGGDEKE, via the coding sequence ATGCAAAACGCCGAGCATACATACCAAACCTACGAGGACGTCTATGCCTCCTATCACCCGGAGGTGCCGGAGTTCTTCAACTTCGGCTTCGACGTCGTCGATATGTGGGCAGAGAAAGACCGCAACAGACTTGCGATGATCTGGGCCGACCAGGAAGGGCATGAGAAGAACTACACCTTCCGCCACCTGATGAACCTCTCCAATCAGGCGGCGAACATGCTCCTCAAGTACGGCATTAACAAGGGCGACCGGGTCATCATCATGCTCCACCGCATCCCTGAGTGGTGGATCTTCGCTATTGCGGCCATTAAGCTCGGCGCCATTTTCTGCCCCTGTCCGACGATGCTGACCCCGAAAGACCTGGAGTACCGGGTCAATGCGGGCAAGTTCAAGATGGTCATCACCGACAGCGAGAACGCCTGGAAAGTCGACGAGATCTGCGCCGAATGTCCCTCGCTCGTCTCCCGCTTCCTTGTGGACGGTGAGATGGCCGGGTGGATCAGCTACCCCGTCGAACTCACCTACCCGGCCCCCGCCTCCACGGTCTTCATCCGTCTCCCGGGCATGAAGAAGACCAGGGCGACCGACCCGATGCTCATCTTCTTCACCTCCGGGACGACCGGCGAGCCGAAGATGGTCCTTCACAACCAGGCCTATCCGATCGGTCACATCGTCACCGGAAAGTTCTGGCTCGACCTCAAACCAAACGACCTCCACTTCACCCTTGCGGACACCGGGTGGGGCAAGTGCGCCTGGGGCAAGTTCTTCGGTCCCTGGATGCAGGGGGCCTGCACGCTGATCTATGATATCCGCGGCAAGTTCAAGGCGACCCAGCTCCTGCCGATCCTGGAAAAATATGAGGTCACCAGTTTCTGCGCCCCGCCGACGGTGTACCGGATGCTCATCCTCGCGGACCTGGAGAAGTTCGATCTCTCGCAGCTGCGTCACTGCGTCAGCGCGGGCGAACCCCTCAACCCCGAGGTGATCAGGGCCTGGGAGAAGGGGACCGATCAGACGATCTACGAGGGCTACGGCCAGACCGAAACGGTGCTCTGCGTCGGGACGTTCCCGTGCATGGAACCGAAGCTTGGCTCGATGGGCAGGCCTTCGCCAGGCTGGCAGGTCGAGCTCCATGACGACGAGGGCAGACCGGTCCCGGCGGGCGAGGAAGGCCGGATCGCGATCAGGGCCGAGCCCAAACCCCCCGGCATGTTCATGGAATACTTTGCCAACCCGGCCGCAAACGAGGAGTCTTTCCATGAAGGCTGGTACTACACCGGCGACAAGGCCTACATGGACGACGACGGCTACTTCTGGTTTGTCGGCCGTGACGACGACGTGATCAAGAGTTCGGGCTACCGCGTCGGACCCTTCGAGGTCGAGTCAGCCCTCATCGAACACCCGGCGGTGCAGGAATGTGCCGTGGTGGGATCGCCCGACATAATCCGCGGGATGATCATCAAGGCATTTGTCGTCCTGGCGCCGGGCTTCGAGCCTTCGGACGCTCTCGTCAAGGAACTCCAGAAGTTCGTGAAGCGGACGACCGCTCCGTACAAGTACCCGAGGGCCATCGAGTTCGTCGAGGATCTCCCCAAGACCATCTCCGGCAAGATCAAGCGCAACGTCCTGCGCGACCTCGAACTCGAGCGGTACAATAGCCAGGGCGGCGACGAGAAGGAGTGA